In the genome of Neovison vison isolate M4711 chromosome 3, ASM_NN_V1, whole genome shotgun sequence, one region contains:
- the LOC122901870 gene encoding 5-hydroxytryptamine receptor 5B has protein sequence MEATNLSVAATGVALPQGSEACSMGPSPSGVVGSTTAGDSALPGREPPFSVFTVLVVTLLVLLIAATFLWNLLVLVTILRVRAFHRVPHNLVASTAVSDVLVAALVMPLSLVSELSAGRRWRLGRSLCHVWISFDVLCCTASIWNVAAIALDRYWTITRHLQYTLRTRRRASALMIALTWALSALIALAPLLFGWGEAYDARRQRCQVSQEPSYAVFSTCGAFYLPLGVVLFVYWKIYKAAKFRFGRRRRAVLPLPAPVQVKEAPHEAEMVFTARRPVVAFQMSGDSWREQKEKRAAVMVGILIGVFVLCWIPFFLAELISPLCACSLPPIWKSIFLWLGYSNSFFNPLIYTAFNKNYNNAFKSLFSKQR, from the exons ATGGAAGCCACTAACCTCTCGGTGGCCGCCACCGgcgtcgcccttccccagggctccgAAGCCTGCAGCATGGGCCCGAGCCCCAGCGGGGTCGTTGGGTCGACGACCGCGGGCGATTCCGCCCTGCCGGGCCGCGAGCCGCCTTTCTCCGTCTTCACGGTGCTGGTGGTGACGCTGCTGGTGCTGCTGATCGCGGCCACTTTCCTGTGGAACCTGCTGGTTCTGGTCACCATTCTGCGTGTCCGCGCCTTCCATCGTGTGCCGCACAATTTGGTGGCCTCGACGGCTGTGTCAGACGTGCTCGTGGCGGCGCTGGTGATGCCCCTGAGCCTGGTGAGCGAGCTGTCGGCCGGGCGACGCTGGCGGTTGGGCCGGAGCCTGTGCCACGTGTGGATCTCCTTCGACGTGCTGTGTTGCACCGCCAGCATCTGGAACGTGGCGGCCATCGCCCTGGACCGCTACTGGACCATCACGCGCCACCTGCAGTACACGCTGCGCACCCGCCGCCGCGCCTCGGCGCTCATGATCGCGCTCACCTGGGCGCTCTCGGCGCTCATCGCCCTAGCGCCGCTGCTCTTCGGCTGGGGTGAGGCGTACGATGCGCGGCGCCAGCGCTGCCAGGTGAGCCAGGAGCCCTCCTACGCCGTCTTCTCCACCTGCGGCGCCTTCTACCTGCCGCTCGGCGTGGTGCTGTTCGTCTACTGGAAGATCTACAAGGCGGCCAAGTTTCGTttcggccgccgccgccgggcaGTGCTGCCGCTGCCCGCCCCCGTGCAG GTGAAGGAGGCCCCTCACGAGGCGGAGATGGTGTTCACGGCGCGGCGCCCGGTGGTGGCCTTTCAGATGAGCGGGGACTCGTGgcgggagcagaaggagaagcgggcCGCCGTGATGGTGGGCATTCTCATCGGCGTGTTTGTACTGTGCTGGATCCCCTTCTTCCTGGCGGAGCTCATCAGCCCCCTCTGTGCCTGCAGCCTGCCCCCCATCTGGAAAAGCATCTTCTTGTGGCTGGGCTACTCCAATTCTTTCTTTAACCCCCTGATTTACACAGCGTTTAACAAGAACTACAACAACGCCTTCAAGAGCCTCTTCAGCAAGCAGAGATAA